A single genomic interval of Eurosta solidaginis isolate ZX-2024a chromosome 3, ASM4086904v1, whole genome shotgun sequence harbors:
- the wde gene encoding activating transcription factor 7-interacting protein 1 isoform X1 encodes MMEVKQNTPTDFNSLSATTSNGKPDNMDIMSELEGANKLKNDLLSKNDLPPNGLLNDVSNGFTDAGDGLDLDELIDLNDAVNPDLEDVLLAEDEESGANVVDELLAEVVPKAVDVIDGKTAESSVTTASSSLHNPGDDLDKLISKINDLEDCIETSSDKDESAGGSKTLNDETKPAHEVELESIPAEKLNGEKKECVSFQKIEGAEDIESDEDMENDEVIEDAEGIENAEGMENAQDIENAKDKENAEDIENAEDIKNAEDIENTEDIENAEDIKNAEDIENTEDIENAKDIENAEDIENAEDIEKAKDIKSAENIENVEDKESFDDTEMAEDQQIDGKDQINSDKRAELMEDEESEKDCLAAIEETEKEKCEEIADVKSTNSGEQKVVHNDDDVEDERKAKDTKECSALQADETEKDGEQAPEDAEEEIIEAAAIKTGVEGEKTEPIEDEALKENIIESSENHIVDTPREQEQNIEFEENEEKKKKAAAEANAQGAGIDEVNEVSNIENETSAEDRTYSLHKLNAMEEDLTRNSDKAIGNETECSAKPSTEITFEPKKTEALQEKGDDVDKGKTEEVADSDDDVVFFVAKTEDKENSEKENKDEKSSEAKKEAALNESAKTAPLLDSDEQKTKTKTEVTTDTGDNRADSDDVVLLSDDDEEQESSKLPGQKSKDSIEKANTAIGSKIETSINDGKSKETKDSCEATRDLLQHKESAATDEQNKAGQTKLQFDNSDNACDKFENKTAMAAGHKDDETKSKTFEANDAETNSNCSSSSSLLQETQALEKTPAESIAGEEDGEAIDEPDADDVDDADVDADDGDDTETASAIELVEEEDSHTAATGDEKEASAPPAKRPRLSVEIDDSLMKIDEEESRCSNKSGETALKETTTTDVFDVIKITDDSNEAVKEDKKMRDVPLNSAVKRSHESIELSATEQEVSKDDSVTEVANKKSKIEDTASAAIVETATKKEEDVKVLENVAVKADEKSVSTDIQAKKLETTAATKLKANPETKQETDLEKIDFAKVLPHLRAVASDIPIPLYPAPKFQTSTPPTLTLDFFKRFRKNFNKLTKDDLEELVLQKVVEAIVHKSEFAEMRELIDKQEKQITAHRAKIAEITKQFRDLEMVHTRVLKDIETKNSQFIMPVKITRAVGLQVYVPSKRGADGSSVVSLSSSHAQSTTSPQRNSSSQMPPPSPPPRQLNTSNTTVTTETVQRPANSGLATAAVAAAMNARRGCVQKVTPQRPVTTDNSTNHMSSTPSMSGTSTYRLGAGGTAAAGGGNAASAAGGVSGPIPSAITQSSPTGVTAASQPSNNLPRVLNKGVALAQQQPQQPQQPQQRPGQQRFINSEQQRANNLPLQHQIAQQQQQQYARQQAQNIGLRKLSPKNVGTLPSQSTQYRRPQESPNNASPNTSVDHYMTQLNQASPPVGTVTIASAKPKEKAVIDLTDEDDVSTAAPTPTPPPQQQVRQRSLNSNTQAVHTVRNVPPLTRMPISQQTNVRTPMGMHRQTHPGAVQKTSNSALMSNISTPPGTSITRVHISSTSMQSTPPVRKYNHPAPLPNTPPQPFSPGWKLPPPRPTIRISNLENGIVISWTMEDSMERYAECVTYQIYAYQETLGPPAVDSWRHVGDVKAMLLPMAVTLTQFQEGQRYYFAVRAVDEHKRLGQFSLPKTWS; translated from the exons ATGATGGAAGTTAAACAGAATACACCCACAGATTTCAATTCATTGTCGGCAACCACAAGCAATGGCAAGCCCGATAACATGGATATTATGTCCGAATTAGAAGGAGCAAATAAACTTAAAAATGATTTGCTGAGTAAAAATG ATTTGCCACCAAATGGCCTGCTCAATGATGTTTCAAATGGTTTCACCGATGCTGGAGATGGTTTAGATCTCGATGAGCTAATCGATTTGAATGATGCAGTAAATCCTGACTTAGAAGATGTATTATTAGCCGAAGATGAGGAAAGCGGTGCAAATGTTGTTGACGAGCTTCTAGCCGAAGTGGTGCCCAAAGCTGTTGATGTAATTGACGGTAAAACCGCTGAGAGCAGTGTAACAACAGCGTCGTCTAGTCTACACAATCCCGGCGATGATCTTgataaacttatttcaaaaataaatgatcTTGAAGATTGTATTGAGACCTCATCTGACAAAGATGAATCAGCTGGCGGCAGTAAAACACTAAATGATGAAACAAAACCAGCGCATGAAGTAGAATTAGAAAGTATACCCGCCGAAAAACTAAATGGCGAGAAAAAGGAATGTGTCAGCTTTCAGAAAATAGAGGGCGCTGAAGATATAGAAAGTGATGAAGACATGGAAAATGATGAAGTTATAGAAGATGCGGAGGGTATCGAAAACGCGGAGGGTATGGAAAATGCACAGGATATAGAAAATGCTAAGGATAAGGAAAATGCGGAGGATATCGAAAACGCGGAGGATATCAAAAATGCGGAAGATATAGAAAATACGGAGGATATCGAAAACGCGGAGGATATCAAAAATGCGGAAGATATAGAAAATACGGAGGATATCGAAAACGCAAAGGATATAGAAAATGCGGAGGATATCGAAAACGCAGAGGATATAGAAAAGGCGAAGGATATAAAAAGTGCAGAAAATATTGAAAACGTTGAAGATAAAGAGAGTTTCGATGATACAGAAATGGCTGAGGATCAGCAAATTGATGGAAAGGATCAAATTAATAGCGATAAAAGAGCTGAATTAATGGAAGACGAAGAAAGTGAAAAAGATTGTCTTGCAGCCATAGAAGAAACTGAGAAAGAAAAATGTGAAGAGATTGCCGATGTAAAGAGTACGAATTCTGGAGAGCAAAAAGTTGTGCATAATGACGATGATGTTGAAGATGAAAGAAAAGCGAAAGATACAAAGGAGTGCTCAGCGCTGCAAGCTGATGAAACAGAAAAAGACGGCGAACAGGCGCCCGAGGACGCAGAAGAGGAGATCATAGAAGCGGCTGCAATTAAAACTGGAGTTGAAGGAGAAAAAACGGAACCGATTGAGGATGAAGCTCTTAAAGAAAATATAATAGAAAGCAGCGAAAATCACATTGTAGATACACCGAGAGAGCAAGAACAAAATATTGAGTTTGAAGAGaatgaagaaaagaaaaaaaaagcagCTGCAGAAGCAAATGCGCAAGGTGCTGGGATAGATGAAGTAAATGAGGTGAGCAATATCGAAAATGAAACGAGTGCAGAAGATCGAACATATAGTTTACACAAGTTAAACGCAATGGAGGAGGATTTAACAAGAAATTCAGATAAAGCAATTGGAAATGAAACCGAGTGTTCAGCGAAGCCATCTACGGAGATTACTTTTGAACCAAAAAAGACTGAAGCACTGCAAGAAAAAGGAGATGATGTTGATAAGGGTAAAACAGAAGAGGTTGCTGACTCTGATGACGATGTCGTGTTCTTTGTCGCCAAAACAGAAGACAAAGAAAATAGTGAGAAGGAAAATAAAGACGAAAAAAGCAGTGAAGCTAAGAAAGAAGCTGCATTAAATGAGTCAGCAAAGACTGCACCATTGCTTGATAGCGACGAACAGAAAACTAAAACCAAAACGGAAGTTACTACGGATACTGGAGATAATCGCGCTGATAGCGATGATGTTGTACTGCTATCTGACGATGATGAAGAGCAAGAATCTTCCAAGCTGCCTGGGCAAAAAAGTAAAGATTCAATAGAGAAAGCCAATACAGCAATAGGCAGTAAAATAGAAACTTCAATTAATGATGGGAAATCAAAAGAAACTAAAGACAGTTGTGAAGCAACACGTGATCTCTTGCAACATAAAGAAAGCGCCGCAACAGATGAGCAAAATAAAGCGGGACAGACCAAGTTACAATTTGATAACTCTGATAATGCTTGTgacaaatttgaaaacaaaacggCGATGGCTGCCGGACACAAAGATGATGAAACAAAATCTAAAACATTCGAGGCAAACGATGCCGAAACAAATAGTAATTGCAGTAGTAGCAGTAGTTTATTACAAGAGACACAAGCTCTTGAGAAAACACCTGCAGAGAGTATTGCTGGCGAGGAGGATGGTGAAGCGATTGATGAGCCAGATGCTGATGATGTTGATGATGCGGATGTGGATGCAGACGACGGAGATGATACAGAAACTGCAAGCGCTATAGAATTGGTAGAAGAGGAAGATAGTCATACAGCTGCAACTGGAGATGAGAAGGAGGCGTCAGCACCACCTGCCAAACGTCCACGTTTGAGTGTTGAAATTGATGATAGTCTCATGAAAATCGATGAAGAAGAATCACGCTGTAGTAATAAATCAGGCGAGACAGCGCTAAAGGAGACTACAACAACGGATGTGTTTGATGTAATAAAAATTACAGATGATAGTAATGAGGCCGTTAAAGAGGATAAAAAAATGAGAGACGTACCGCTGAATAGCGCTGTTAAACGTTCACATGAATCAATAGAATTGAGCGCGACTGAACAGGAAGTGTCGAAAGATGATAGCGTAACAGAAGTGGCTAACAAAAAGTCGAAAATAGAAGATACCGCAAGCGCCGCCATAGTGGAGACAGCAACAAAGAAGGAGGAGGATGTAAAAGTTCTTGAAAACGTTGCTGTTAAAGCAGACGAAAAGTCAGTGAGTACAGACATTCAAGCAAAAAAATTGGAAACTACAGCGGCTACAAAGCTCAAAGCAAACCCTGAAACCAAGCAAGAAACTGATTTGGAAAAAATTGATTTCGCCAAAGTTTTGCCGCATTTGCGCGCAGTCGCTTCAGACATTCCAATACCATTGTATCCAGCTCCCAAATTCCAAACCTCAACACCACCCACGCTCACTTTagatttctttaaacgttttcgcAAGAATTTCAATAAACTCACCAAAGATGATTTAGAAGAGTTGGTATTGCAAAAGGTCGTCGAAGCGATTGTACACAAAAGTGAATTTGCTGAAATGCGCGAACTAATCGATAAACAAGAAAAGCAAATAACAGCGCATCGTGCAAAAATTGCCGAAATTACTAAACAATTTCGAGATTTGGAAATGGTGCACACGCGTGTTTTAAAAGATATAGAAACTAAGAATTCACAATTTATTATGCCCGTTAAGATTACACGCGCTGTTGGCCTACAAGTTTATGTACCGAGTAAGCGTGGCGCTGACGGTTCATCTGTGGTCAGTCTCTCCTCGAGTCATGCACAATCGACCACATCACCACAACGCAACAGCAGCAGTCAAATGCCACCACCATCACCACCACCACGACAACTAAATACCAGCAACACTACCGTCACTACCGAAACGGTACAACGTCCTGCTAATTCTGGTTTAGCTACAGCTGCGGTCGCTGCGGCAATGAATGCTCGTCGTGGTTGTGTACAAAAGGTAACACCACAACGTCCAGTAACAACTGATAACAGCACCAATCATATGTCGTCGACGCCGTCAATGTCTGGTACATCGACATATCGCCTAGGTGCTGGTGGTACTGCTGCAGCGGGTGGAGGTAATGCTGCGAGTGCGGCTGGTGGAGTTAGTGGTCCAATACCTTCAGCTATAACACAGAGTTCGCCGACAGGAGTTACTGCAGCATCTCAGCCATCAAACAATTTGCCACGCGTATTAAATAAGGGTGTTGCATTAGCGCAACAGCAACCGCAACAACCACAGCAACCACAGCAACGTCCTGGACAACAACGCTTCATAAATAGCGAGCAACAGCGGGCCAATAATTTGCCTCTGCAACATCAaattgcacaacaacaacaacaacaatatgcacGACAACAAGCTCAAAATATAGGATT ACGTAAGTTGTCTCCGAAAAATGTCGGCACCTTACCCTCACAATCAACACAATACCGTCGTCCTCAAGAGTCACCAAATAATGCATCGCCCAACACATCTGTAGATCATTATATGACTCAATTGAACCAAGCTTCACCTCCAGTTGGAACTGTGACTATTGCATCAGCTAAACCGAAAGAGAAAGCTGTTATTGATCTAACAGATGAGGATGATGTATCTACTGCTGCACCAACGCCAACACCACCGCCACAACAACAAGTACGCCAGCGTAGTCTGAACAGCAACACGCAAGCAGTGCACACAGTACGTAATGTGCCGCCACTAACACGTATGCCCATCAGCCAACAGACAAATGTACGAACGCCAATGGGTATGCACAGGCAAACACATCCAGGAGCAG TACAAAAAACCAGCAACAGTGCACTTATGTCAAATATCTCTACACCTCCTGGCACCAGCATTACGCGTGTGCATATCAGTTCAACGAGTATGCAGTCAACTCCGCCAGTACGTAAATACAATCATCCTGCACCATTGCCAAATACACCTCCACAACCATTTAGCCCCGGTTGGAAATTACCACCACCTAGGCCCACAATACGTATTAGTAACCTTGAAAATGGTATTGTCATCTCATGGACTATGGAGGATTCAATGGAACGTTATGCAGAATGTGTGACCTATCAAATTTATGCATACCAAGAGACTTTAGGTCCACCAGCGGTAGATTCATGGCGTCATGTTGGCGATGTTAAGGCAATGTTATTACCAATGGCTGTCACATTGACACAATTCCAAGAGGGGCAACGCTATTATTTTGCTGTTCGGGCTGTGGATGAACATAAGCGCTTAGGGCAATTTAGTTTACCTAAAACGTGGAGTTAA
- the wde gene encoding uncharacterized protein wde isoform X2: protein MMEVKQNTPTDFNSLSATTSNGKPDNMDIMSELEGANKLKNDLLSKNDLPPNGLLNDVSNGFTDAGDGLDLDELIDLNDAVNPDLEDVLLAEDEESGANVVDELLAEVVPKAVDVIDGKTAESSVTTASSSLHNPGDDLDKLISKINDLEDCIETSSDKDESAGGSKTLNDETKPAHEVELESIPAEKLNGEKKECVSFQKIEGAEDIESDEDMENDEVIEDAEGIENAEGMENAQDIENAKDKENAEDIENAEDIKNAEDIENTEDIENAEDIKNAEDIENTEDIENAKDIENAEDIENAEDIEKAKDIKSAENIENVEDKESFDDTEMAEDQQIDGKDQINSDKRAELMEDEESEKDCLAAIEETEKEKCEEIADVKSTNSGEQKVVHNDDDVEDERKAKDTKECSALQADETEKDGEQAPEDAEEEIIEAAAIKTGVEGEKTEPIEDEALKENIIESSENHIVDTPREQEQNIEFEENEEKKKKAAAEANAQGAGIDEVNEVSNIENETSAEDRTYSLHKLNAMEEDLTRNSDKAIGNETECSAKPSTEITFEPKKTEALQEKGDDVDKGKTEEVADSDDDVVFFVAKTEDKENSEKENKDEKSSEAKKEAALNESAKTAPLLDSDEQKTKTKTEVTTDTGDNRADSDDVVLLSDDDEEQESSKLPGQKSKDSIEKANTAIGSKIETSINDGKSKETKDSCEATRDLLQHKESAATDEQNKAGQTKLQFDNSDNACDKFENKTAMAAGHKDDETKSKTFEANDAETNSNCSSSSSLLQETQALEKTPAESIAGEEDGEAIDEPDADDVDDADVDADDGDDTETASAIELVEEEDSHTAATGDEKEASAPPAKRPRLSVEIDDSLMKIDEEESRCSNKSGETALKETTTTDVFDVIKITDDSNEAVKEDKKMRDVPLNSAVKRSHESIELSATEQEVSKDDSVTEVANKKSKIEDTASAAIVETATKKEEDVKVLENVAVKADEKSVSTDIQAKKLETTAATKLKANPETKQETDLEKIDFAKVLPHLRAVASDIPIPLYPAPKFQTSTPPTLTLDFFKRFRKNFNKLTKDDLEELVLQKVVEAIVHKSEFAEMRELIDKQEKQITAHRAKIAEITKQFRDLEMVHTRVLKDIETKNSQFIMPVKITRAVGLQVYVPSKRGADGSSVVSLSSSHAQSTTSPQRNSSSQMPPPSPPPRQLNTSNTTVTTETVQRPANSGLATAAVAAAMNARRGCVQKVTPQRPVTTDNSTNHMSSTPSMSGTSTYRLGAGGTAAAGGGNAASAAGGVSGPIPSAITQSSPTGVTAASQPSNNLPRVLNKGVALAQQQPQQPQQPQQRPGQQRFINSEQQRANNLPLQHQIAQQQQQQYARQQAQNIGFTKNQQQCTYVKYLYTSWHQHYACAYQFNEYAVNSAST from the exons ATGATGGAAGTTAAACAGAATACACCCACAGATTTCAATTCATTGTCGGCAACCACAAGCAATGGCAAGCCCGATAACATGGATATTATGTCCGAATTAGAAGGAGCAAATAAACTTAAAAATGATTTGCTGAGTAAAAATG ATTTGCCACCAAATGGCCTGCTCAATGATGTTTCAAATGGTTTCACCGATGCTGGAGATGGTTTAGATCTCGATGAGCTAATCGATTTGAATGATGCAGTAAATCCTGACTTAGAAGATGTATTATTAGCCGAAGATGAGGAAAGCGGTGCAAATGTTGTTGACGAGCTTCTAGCCGAAGTGGTGCCCAAAGCTGTTGATGTAATTGACGGTAAAACCGCTGAGAGCAGTGTAACAACAGCGTCGTCTAGTCTACACAATCCCGGCGATGATCTTgataaacttatttcaaaaataaatgatcTTGAAGATTGTATTGAGACCTCATCTGACAAAGATGAATCAGCTGGCGGCAGTAAAACACTAAATGATGAAACAAAACCAGCGCATGAAGTAGAATTAGAAAGTATACCCGCCGAAAAACTAAATGGCGAGAAAAAGGAATGTGTCAGCTTTCAGAAAATAGAGGGCGCTGAAGATATAGAAAGTGATGAAGACATGGAAAATGATGAAGTTATAGAAGATGCGGAGGGTATCGAAAACGCGGAGGGTATGGAAAATGCACAGGATATAGAAAATGCTAAGGATAAGGAAAATGCGGAGGATATCGAAAACGCGGAGGATATCAAAAATGCGGAAGATATAGAAAATACGGAGGATATCGAAAACGCGGAGGATATCAAAAATGCGGAAGATATAGAAAATACGGAGGATATCGAAAACGCAAAGGATATAGAAAATGCGGAGGATATCGAAAACGCAGAGGATATAGAAAAGGCGAAGGATATAAAAAGTGCAGAAAATATTGAAAACGTTGAAGATAAAGAGAGTTTCGATGATACAGAAATGGCTGAGGATCAGCAAATTGATGGAAAGGATCAAATTAATAGCGATAAAAGAGCTGAATTAATGGAAGACGAAGAAAGTGAAAAAGATTGTCTTGCAGCCATAGAAGAAACTGAGAAAGAAAAATGTGAAGAGATTGCCGATGTAAAGAGTACGAATTCTGGAGAGCAAAAAGTTGTGCATAATGACGATGATGTTGAAGATGAAAGAAAAGCGAAAGATACAAAGGAGTGCTCAGCGCTGCAAGCTGATGAAACAGAAAAAGACGGCGAACAGGCGCCCGAGGACGCAGAAGAGGAGATCATAGAAGCGGCTGCAATTAAAACTGGAGTTGAAGGAGAAAAAACGGAACCGATTGAGGATGAAGCTCTTAAAGAAAATATAATAGAAAGCAGCGAAAATCACATTGTAGATACACCGAGAGAGCAAGAACAAAATATTGAGTTTGAAGAGaatgaagaaaagaaaaaaaaagcagCTGCAGAAGCAAATGCGCAAGGTGCTGGGATAGATGAAGTAAATGAGGTGAGCAATATCGAAAATGAAACGAGTGCAGAAGATCGAACATATAGTTTACACAAGTTAAACGCAATGGAGGAGGATTTAACAAGAAATTCAGATAAAGCAATTGGAAATGAAACCGAGTGTTCAGCGAAGCCATCTACGGAGATTACTTTTGAACCAAAAAAGACTGAAGCACTGCAAGAAAAAGGAGATGATGTTGATAAGGGTAAAACAGAAGAGGTTGCTGACTCTGATGACGATGTCGTGTTCTTTGTCGCCAAAACAGAAGACAAAGAAAATAGTGAGAAGGAAAATAAAGACGAAAAAAGCAGTGAAGCTAAGAAAGAAGCTGCATTAAATGAGTCAGCAAAGACTGCACCATTGCTTGATAGCGACGAACAGAAAACTAAAACCAAAACGGAAGTTACTACGGATACTGGAGATAATCGCGCTGATAGCGATGATGTTGTACTGCTATCTGACGATGATGAAGAGCAAGAATCTTCCAAGCTGCCTGGGCAAAAAAGTAAAGATTCAATAGAGAAAGCCAATACAGCAATAGGCAGTAAAATAGAAACTTCAATTAATGATGGGAAATCAAAAGAAACTAAAGACAGTTGTGAAGCAACACGTGATCTCTTGCAACATAAAGAAAGCGCCGCAACAGATGAGCAAAATAAAGCGGGACAGACCAAGTTACAATTTGATAACTCTGATAATGCTTGTgacaaatttgaaaacaaaacggCGATGGCTGCCGGACACAAAGATGATGAAACAAAATCTAAAACATTCGAGGCAAACGATGCCGAAACAAATAGTAATTGCAGTAGTAGCAGTAGTTTATTACAAGAGACACAAGCTCTTGAGAAAACACCTGCAGAGAGTATTGCTGGCGAGGAGGATGGTGAAGCGATTGATGAGCCAGATGCTGATGATGTTGATGATGCGGATGTGGATGCAGACGACGGAGATGATACAGAAACTGCAAGCGCTATAGAATTGGTAGAAGAGGAAGATAGTCATACAGCTGCAACTGGAGATGAGAAGGAGGCGTCAGCACCACCTGCCAAACGTCCACGTTTGAGTGTTGAAATTGATGATAGTCTCATGAAAATCGATGAAGAAGAATCACGCTGTAGTAATAAATCAGGCGAGACAGCGCTAAAGGAGACTACAACAACGGATGTGTTTGATGTAATAAAAATTACAGATGATAGTAATGAGGCCGTTAAAGAGGATAAAAAAATGAGAGACGTACCGCTGAATAGCGCTGTTAAACGTTCACATGAATCAATAGAATTGAGCGCGACTGAACAGGAAGTGTCGAAAGATGATAGCGTAACAGAAGTGGCTAACAAAAAGTCGAAAATAGAAGATACCGCAAGCGCCGCCATAGTGGAGACAGCAACAAAGAAGGAGGAGGATGTAAAAGTTCTTGAAAACGTTGCTGTTAAAGCAGACGAAAAGTCAGTGAGTACAGACATTCAAGCAAAAAAATTGGAAACTACAGCGGCTACAAAGCTCAAAGCAAACCCTGAAACCAAGCAAGAAACTGATTTGGAAAAAATTGATTTCGCCAAAGTTTTGCCGCATTTGCGCGCAGTCGCTTCAGACATTCCAATACCATTGTATCCAGCTCCCAAATTCCAAACCTCAACACCACCCACGCTCACTTTagatttctttaaacgttttcgcAAGAATTTCAATAAACTCACCAAAGATGATTTAGAAGAGTTGGTATTGCAAAAGGTCGTCGAAGCGATTGTACACAAAAGTGAATTTGCTGAAATGCGCGAACTAATCGATAAACAAGAAAAGCAAATAACAGCGCATCGTGCAAAAATTGCCGAAATTACTAAACAATTTCGAGATTTGGAAATGGTGCACACGCGTGTTTTAAAAGATATAGAAACTAAGAATTCACAATTTATTATGCCCGTTAAGATTACACGCGCTGTTGGCCTACAAGTTTATGTACCGAGTAAGCGTGGCGCTGACGGTTCATCTGTGGTCAGTCTCTCCTCGAGTCATGCACAATCGACCACATCACCACAACGCAACAGCAGCAGTCAAATGCCACCACCATCACCACCACCACGACAACTAAATACCAGCAACACTACCGTCACTACCGAAACGGTACAACGTCCTGCTAATTCTGGTTTAGCTACAGCTGCGGTCGCTGCGGCAATGAATGCTCGTCGTGGTTGTGTACAAAAGGTAACACCACAACGTCCAGTAACAACTGATAACAGCACCAATCATATGTCGTCGACGCCGTCAATGTCTGGTACATCGACATATCGCCTAGGTGCTGGTGGTACTGCTGCAGCGGGTGGAGGTAATGCTGCGAGTGCGGCTGGTGGAGTTAGTGGTCCAATACCTTCAGCTATAACACAGAGTTCGCCGACAGGAGTTACTGCAGCATCTCAGCCATCAAACAATTTGCCACGCGTATTAAATAAGGGTGTTGCATTAGCGCAACAGCAACCGCAACAACCACAGCAACCACAGCAACGTCCTGGACAACAACGCTTCATAAATAGCGAGCAACAGCGGGCCAATAATTTGCCTCTGCAACATCAaattgcacaacaacaacaacaacaatatgcacGACAACAAGCTCAAAATATAGGATT TACAAAAAACCAGCAACAGTGCACTTATGTCAAATATCTCTACACCTCCTGGCACCAGCATTACGCGTGTGCATATCAGTTCAACGAGTATGCAGTCAACTCCGCCAGTACGTAA